The region AACCTTGTCCATTGATGAATGAGAATCCAGATACGATAGTTACTCCTTCTACTCCTGGGATTTGTTTAACTACTTTAGAGAACTCTTTTTGTAAACTTGTTACACGATCTTGAGAAGCCCCAGCAGGTAATTCAATATTACCCATAATAAATCCACGGTCTTCATTTGGAACGAATCCACTAGGCATTGTTTTAGATGAATAATAAGTTATTCCTAAACAAGCAATTAAGATTAAGAATGTTACCCATTTGTGTTTTAATAAGAACTTAAATGAGTTACCATATTTATTCGTTAAACTATTAAATCCTGCATTAAAAGCATCAAAGAAACGTTGAACAAAGTTTCTTTTCTTTTCTTCGTTATGATCATGTTGTGTTAAAAATAACGCACATAGTGCAGGACTCAAAGTCAAGGCATTAACAGCAGAAATTAAAATTGCTACAATAAGTGTGATACCAAACTGTTTATAGAATACCCCTGTTGGACCAGGTATAAATGTTACTGGAATAAAAACGGCAGACATTACAAGAGTAATGGAGATAATAGCCCCTGATATTTCATTCATGGTATTTAAACTCGCTTCTTTCGCATCTTGCCCAGTTTCTTCCATTTTAGCATGTACAGCTTCTACTACAACTATGGCATCATCCACCACAATACCAATAGCTAATACTAGTGCGAACAATGTTAACAAGTTAATTGAGAATCCAAATACACTCAAGAAGAAGAATGTTCCTACAATGGCAACTGGTACAGCAATCAATGGAATTAATGTAGAACGGAAATCTTGTAAGAAGATATAAACTACTACGAATACTAGTAAGAAAGCTTCTATAAGGGTGTGAATTACTTTACTAATAGAAGCATCTAAGAACTCGTTAGTGTCCATTAATACAGTATAATTAACACCTTCTGGGAAAGTCACCTTCATTTTCTCAAGTTCAGTATGCAAGTTCTGAATAATTTCTTGCGCATTAGAACCTGGAGTTTGGTAAATCGCCATTGCTACTCCTGGATATCCGTCCTGTTCAGAACTACCTACATAAGACATAGCGCCTAACTCTATTTTAGCCACATCTTTTAAGTACAATACTTGACCATTACCCAAAGATTTTACTACGATGTTTTCGTATTGGTCTTGAGTTTTGTATTTACCACTATATTTAATTACATATTGGAATGCTTCAGCGTTGTTTTCACCTAACTGACCTGCAGCAGCTTCCAAACTCTGTTCGTTTAATACTCTAACTACGTCAGATGGTACTAAACCATAAGCTTTCATCTTAGCTGGATCAATCCAGATACGCATTGAATAGTTACGAGAACCAAAAGCAGATGCATCTCCAACACCACTTACACGTTTAAGTACAGGAATAACGTTAATATTCATGTAGTTCTGGATGTAAATAGCATCGTAGTTAGGACTTGTCGAATAGAAAGACAAGAACATTAATGCACTTGTTTGTTGTTTCTGTGTAGTTACTCCTGAACGTGTAACCTCTGCTGGTAAAAGAGGTGTAGCACGTGCCACACGGTTTTGTACGTTTACAGCAGCGATATCTGGGTCAACACCTTGTTTGAATACAACTTGTATACTAGCACTACCATCATTCGATGCAGTAGATGTAATATAGTCCATGTTTTCTACCCCATTCACCTGTTCTTCGATAGGAATAACAACAGATTGCATTACTGTCTCAGCATTTGCCCCAGGATATGAAGCAGCAATCTGTACGGTAGGAGGTGCAATATCTGGATATTGCGTCACTGGAAGTACTGTTAACCCCAGTACCCCTAGTATTACTATAAGTATAGAAATAACTGTAGATAATACAGGTCTTTCAATAAATGTTTTTAACATACTTTAGAATGTTGATTTGATGTCTTCGTTAATTTTTTCAAATTTCTCAGGTACTGGAGTTATAGGTGATCCACTACGTAGTGTACCTAATCCTGTACCAATGATTTTTTCACCTTTTTTGACACCTTCTTTTACGATTGCCAACTTGTTGATTCTATCGATTACTTCGATCTTAGTAGCTTTAGCTGTATCGTTTGCTACAGTATATACATATACTTGACCTTGTTGTTCGAATGTAGCTGATT is a window of Myroides oncorhynchi DNA encoding:
- a CDS encoding efflux RND transporter permease subunit, producing MLKTFIERPVLSTVISILIVILGVLGLTVLPVTQYPDIAPPTVQIAASYPGANAETVMQSVVIPIEEQVNGVENMDYITSTASNDGSASIQVVFKQGVDPDIAAVNVQNRVARATPLLPAEVTRSGVTTQKQQTSALMFLSFYSTSPNYDAIYIQNYMNINVIPVLKRVSGVGDASAFGSRNYSMRIWIDPAKMKAYGLVPSDVVRVLNEQSLEAAAGQLGENNAEAFQYVIKYSGKYKTQDQYENIVVKSLGNGQVLYLKDVAKIELGAMSYVGSSEQDGYPGVAMAIYQTPGSNAQEIIQNLHTELEKMKVTFPEGVNYTVLMDTNEFLDASISKVIHTLIEAFLLVFVVVYIFLQDFRSTLIPLIAVPVAIVGTFFFLSVFGFSINLLTLFALVLAIGIVVDDAIVVVEAVHAKMEETGQDAKEASLNTMNEISGAIISITLVMSAVFIPVTFIPGPTGVFYKQFGITLIVAILISAVNALTLSPALCALFLTQHDHNEEKKRNFVQRFFDAFNAGFNSLTNKYGNSFKFLLKHKWVTFLILIACLGITYYSSKTMPSGFVPNEDRGFIMGNIELPAGASQDRVTSLQKEFSKVVKQIPGVEGVTIVSGFSFINGQGSNYGMAMIKLKDFAERTTPELATDAIIGNLFGIAATQFQDARMIFFQPPSIPGFGMSSGFEMKLLDKTGGALTDFDQKSKEYLGALMQRPEIMYAQSSFNTNYAQYELDLNIPRAKESGVLVSDIFSALQGYIGGIYAADFTRFGKQYRVMVQALPEYRSDKNSLNEIYVRTASGEMAPVTQFVDLKKVYGPQSVNRYNLFTSSNIAGAPKPGFSSGDAIKAVQEVAAQTLSADYGIDFTGLSREEISSGNQTVMIFALCIIFVYFLLSAQYESYLLPLAVILSLPTGIMGAFIAQKYAGLENNIYFQIALVMLVGLLAKNAILIVEFALQRRQHGESIAESAINGAKARLRPILMTSFAFILGMMPLVFAKGVGDVGNRSIGTGAAFGLLIGTILGVFVIPVLYAIFQYLQEKIKPIKFVEHKSE